A genome region from Arachis duranensis cultivar V14167 chromosome 8, aradu.V14167.gnm2.J7QH, whole genome shotgun sequence includes the following:
- the LOC107463237 gene encoding UDP-glycosyltransferase 71K1 isoform X2 — MAEDIKMKKRKMAHLMFIPVPGAGHLPSILEFANLLVNRFNNISITVFTSKFPFSPSPPSLTSSHPQIQLIPLPETPEPPSSQQLLLKARELYVVTFIDSLIPHVKSAIQTILSSYSSNSDESKPLFTLVLDFFCVSMVDVGIELGIPSYIYMTSNAGFLGYMFSILERQIDDVFNYSDPDLLIQGISIPAPSRVLPDASFNSDGGFVGYYKCAQRFRDTKGIIVNTFSELENYAIDALLSDGGRKRNPPIFAVGPLINLKGQQNPNLDQNLHEKIMKWLDLQPDCSVVFLCFGSRGSFGPSQTREIGMALRHTGVRFLWAMRSPPDKVIDEESTLPEGFLEWMEGKGMICEWAPQVEVLAHKAIGGFVSHCGWNSILESLWFGVPILTWPIYAEQHLNAFRMVKEFGLAIELTLDYRFGSNDVVTANEIENGLKQLMDRDNVVHKKVKEMKEMARKAILNGGSSFNSAGELIDNMLGSY, encoded by the coding sequence atggcAGAGGACATCaagatgaagaagaggaagatggcaCATCTTATGTTCATTCCTGTTCCTGGTGCTGGCCACTTACCTTCTATCCTCGAATTCGCCAACCTCCTTGTCAACCGTTTCAACAACATTTCCATAACCGTTTTCACTAGTAAATTCCCATTTTCTCCCTCGCCACCTTCACTCACCTCTTCGCACCCTCAAATCCAACTCATTCCTCTCCCTGAAACTCCAGAACCTCCATCATCACAGCAACTCCTACTGAAGGCGCGTGAACTCTACGTCGTGACCTTCATCGACTCCCTCATACCCCACGTCAAGTCAGCAATCCAAACCATTCTCTCTTCATATTCTTCCAACTCTGATGAATCAAAGCCACTCTTTACTTTGGTTCTTGATTTCTTCTGTGTTTCAATGGTTGATGTGGGAATTGAACTTGGCATACCTTCTTATATCTACATGACTTCAAATGCTGGGTTCTTAGGGTACATGTTTTCCATTCTTGAACGTCAAATTGATGATGTTTTCAATTATTCTGATCCTGATTTGTTGATTCAAGGTATTTCAATTCCAGCTCCTTCTAGGGTTTTACCTGATGCTTCTTTTAACAGTGATGGTGGATTTGTTGGGTATTATAAGTGTGCTCAGAGGTTCAGAGACACCAAAGGAATTATTGTTAATACTTTTTCAGAGTTGGAGAATTATGCTATTGATGCATTATTATCAGatggaggaagaaaaagaaatcctCCTATTTTTGCTGTTGGTCCTTTGATTAATCTCAAAGGACAGCAAAACCCGAATTTAGATCAAAATCTCCATGAAAAGATTATGAAATGGCTTGATCTGCAGCCAGATTGTTCTGTTGTGTTTTTGTGTTTTGGGAGTAGAGGAAGCTTTGGTCCATCCCAAACAAGGGAAATAGGGATGGCGCTTCGTCATACCGGAGTTAGGTTCTTGTGGGCTATGCGTTCGCCACCGGACAAAGTTATCGACGAGGAGAGCACCTTGCCGGAAGGGTTCTTGGAATGGATGGAAGGGAAGGGAATGATTTGCGAGTGGGCGCCACAGGTGGAGGTTCTTGCTCACAAAGCAATTGGTGGGTTTGTTTCACATTGTGGTTGGAACTCTATTTTGGAGAGCTTGTGGTTTGGGGTGCCAATATTGACATGGCCTATTTATGCAGAACAACATCTTAATGCTTTTAGGATGGTTAAGGAATTTGGATTAGCAATTGAGCTAACATTGGATTATAGATTTGGTAGTAATGATGTTGTAACGGCAAATGAGATAGAGAATGGGTTGAAACAATTGATGGACAGAGATAATGTTGTGCACAAGAAGGTGAAAGAGATGAAAGAGATGGCTAGGAAGGCTATCCTCAATGGTGGATCTTCTTTTAATTCTGCTGGAGAACTAATTGATAATATGTTAGGTAGCTACTGA
- the LOC107463238 gene encoding UDP-glycosyltransferase 71K1: MDDTELNNKAKLIFIPSPGIGHLSSALEFAKLLINRYNHLSITILCIKLTTTSISDSYIKSDLSSQSQIELVNVPEIEPLPPELLLKAPLYYVLTFLQNLAPHVKETVQSILSSYPNSGSEPAVALVVDFVFASLIDVGRELSIPSYLYMPSNAGFLSLMLSLRNRRMEDVFNDSDPDILIPGISNLVPSMVLPDALLSKDGYVPCHKLAQKFIDTKGTIVNTFMEIEKYAIDALSDGKNPPIYAIGPLINPKSHPNSKLEQTQYDMILRFLDNQETSSVVFLCFGSRGSFSPSQTREIATALQRSGVRFLWAMRSPPNKANDDESALPEGFLEWMEGMGMICEWVPQIEILAHKAVCGFVSHCGWNSILESLWFGVPILTWPIYAEQQLNAFRMVKEFGLALELKLEYRTGSDVVMADEIEKGLKKLMEKDSIVHKKLQEMKDMARNAVLDGGSSFNSIGEFVDSI; this comes from the coding sequence atggaTGACACTGAGCTGAATAACAAAGCAAAATTGATCTTCATTCCTTCACCAGGAATTGGTCACTTGTCTTCAGCTCTTGAATTTGCAAAACTTCTAATCAACCGTTATAACCACCTTTCCATCACAATCCTCTgcatcaagctcactaccaccTCCATTTCTGATTCATATATAAAATCAGATTTATCATCACAATCACAAATCGAACTTGTCAACGTCCCTGAAATAGAACCACTTCCACCAGAGCTGCTATTGAAAGCTCCACTATACTATGTCTTGACCTTTTTGCAGAACCTTGCGCCGCACGTCAAAGAAACTGTGCAAAGCATTTTATCATCCTATCCGAATTCTGGGTCGGAACCAGCTGTTGCGTTGGTTGTAGATTTCGTTTTTGCTTCGCTGATTGATGTGGGAAGAGAACTGAGCATCCCTTCTTATTTATACATGCCATCAAATGCAGGATTTCTAAGTCTCATGCTTTCTCTCCGCAATCGTCGAATGGAGGATGTTTTCAATGATTCTGATCCTGATATACTGATTCCAGGTATCTCAAATCTTGTTCCTTCAATGGTTTTACCTGATGCTCTTTTAAGCAAAGATGGATACGTTCCATGTCACAAGCTAGCGCAGAAGTTCATAGACACCAAAGGTACCATTGTTAACACTTTTATGGAGATAGAGAAGTATGCTATTGATGCATTATCTGATGGGAAAAATCCTCCTATATATGCTATTGGTCCTTTGATTAATCCAAAATCTCATCCAAACTCAAAGTTAGAACAAACCCAATATGATATGATATTGAGATTTCTTGATAACCAAGAAACTTCTTCTGTTGTTTTTCTGTGTTTTGGGAGTAGGGGAAGCTTTAGTCCATCCCAAACAAGGGAAATAGCTACGGCGCTTCAGCGTAGTGGAGTTAGGTTCTTGTGGGCTATGCGTTCACCACCGAACAAAGCCAATGATGATGAGAGTGCCTTGCCAGAAGGGTTCTTAGAATGGATGGAAGGCATGGGAATGATTTGCGAATGGGTGCCACAAATTGAGATTCTTGCACACAAAGCTGTTTGTGGCTTCGTGTCGCATTGTGGTTGGAACTCTATTTTGGAGAGCTTGTGGTTTGGGGTACCAATATTGACATGGCCTATCTATGCAGAACAGCAACTGAATGCTTTTAGGATGGTGAAAGAGTTTGGATTAGCATTGGAGTTAAAACTGGAATATAGAACTGGAAGTGATGTTGTAATGGCAGATGAGATAGAGAAAGGACTGAAAAAATTGATGGAGAAAGATAGTATTGTGCACAAGAAGTTGCAAGAGATGAAAGATATGGCTAGGAATGCTGTCCTTGATGGTGGATCATCTTTCAATTCTATTGGAGAGTTCGTTGATAGTATATGA
- the LOC107463237 gene encoding UDP-glycosyltransferase 71K1 isoform X1, which yields MAEDIKMKKRKMAHLMFIPVPGAGHLPSILEFANLLVNRFNNISITVFTSKFPFSPSPPSLTSSHPQIQLIPLPETPEPPSSQQLLLKARELYVVTFIDSLIPHVKSAIQTILSSYSSNSDESKPLFTLVLDFFCVSMVDVGIELGIPSYIYMTSNAGFLGYMFSILERQIDDVFNYSDPDLLIQGISIPAPSRVLPDASFNSDGGFVGYYKCAQRFRDTKGIIVNTFSELENYAIDALLSDGGRKRNPPIFAVGPLINLKGQQNPNLDQNLHEKIMKWLDLQPDCSVVFLCFGSRGSFGPSQTREIGMALRHTGVRFLWAMRSPPDKVIDEESTLPEGFLEWMEGKGMICEWAPQVEVLAHKAIGGFVSHCGWNSILESLWFGVPILTWPIYAEQHLNAFRMVKEFGLAIELTLDYRFGSNDVVTANEIENGLKQLMDRDNVVHKKVKEMKEMARKAILNGGSSFNSAGELIDNMLAYRSPS from the exons atggcAGAGGACATCaagatgaagaagaggaagatggcaCATCTTATGTTCATTCCTGTTCCTGGTGCTGGCCACTTACCTTCTATCCTCGAATTCGCCAACCTCCTTGTCAACCGTTTCAACAACATTTCCATAACCGTTTTCACTAGTAAATTCCCATTTTCTCCCTCGCCACCTTCACTCACCTCTTCGCACCCTCAAATCCAACTCATTCCTCTCCCTGAAACTCCAGAACCTCCATCATCACAGCAACTCCTACTGAAGGCGCGTGAACTCTACGTCGTGACCTTCATCGACTCCCTCATACCCCACGTCAAGTCAGCAATCCAAACCATTCTCTCTTCATATTCTTCCAACTCTGATGAATCAAAGCCACTCTTTACTTTGGTTCTTGATTTCTTCTGTGTTTCAATGGTTGATGTGGGAATTGAACTTGGCATACCTTCTTATATCTACATGACTTCAAATGCTGGGTTCTTAGGGTACATGTTTTCCATTCTTGAACGTCAAATTGATGATGTTTTCAATTATTCTGATCCTGATTTGTTGATTCAAGGTATTTCAATTCCAGCTCCTTCTAGGGTTTTACCTGATGCTTCTTTTAACAGTGATGGTGGATTTGTTGGGTATTATAAGTGTGCTCAGAGGTTCAGAGACACCAAAGGAATTATTGTTAATACTTTTTCAGAGTTGGAGAATTATGCTATTGATGCATTATTATCAGatggaggaagaaaaagaaatcctCCTATTTTTGCTGTTGGTCCTTTGATTAATCTCAAAGGACAGCAAAACCCGAATTTAGATCAAAATCTCCATGAAAAGATTATGAAATGGCTTGATCTGCAGCCAGATTGTTCTGTTGTGTTTTTGTGTTTTGGGAGTAGAGGAAGCTTTGGTCCATCCCAAACAAGGGAAATAGGGATGGCGCTTCGTCATACCGGAGTTAGGTTCTTGTGGGCTATGCGTTCGCCACCGGACAAAGTTATCGACGAGGAGAGCACCTTGCCGGAAGGGTTCTTGGAATGGATGGAAGGGAAGGGAATGATTTGCGAGTGGGCGCCACAGGTGGAGGTTCTTGCTCACAAAGCAATTGGTGGGTTTGTTTCACATTGTGGTTGGAACTCTATTTTGGAGAGCTTGTGGTTTGGGGTGCCAATATTGACATGGCCTATTTATGCAGAACAACATCTTAATGCTTTTAGGATGGTTAAGGAATTTGGATTAGCAATTGAGCTAACATTGGATTATAGATTTGGTAGTAATGATGTTGTAACGGCAAATGAGATAGAGAATGGGTTGAAACAATTGATGGACAGAGATAATGTTGTGCACAAGAAGGTGAAAGAGATGAAAGAGATGGCTAGGAAGGCTATCCTCAATGGTGGATCTTCTTTTAATTCTGCTGGAGAACTAATTGATAATATGTTAG CTTACAGAAGTCCTAGTTGA